Proteins from a single region of Candidatus Puniceispirillum marinum IMCC1322:
- a CDS encoding LacI family DNA-binding transcriptional regulator, whose protein sequence is MSHQKIRNMEEFATLSGISRPTISKYFNDPDSVRSSTRNKIEAALKEYDYRPNIYAMNQNRRLTKNIGIVVPYLADPFFAEIARVLERRCIDAGFTPTLFSSHGEQGLENAILDTLRSLKPAGVLLAPLGRASDRKYVEQFCRDVPTILFDSNIEGVGAAFVGSDNFSFVSQTVEYLSRTGNVPCFFEMRDPANPNANKRRHAYLEMMRRLDLEPHIVKIDGMGWGFEEIGRQGALKVLRDKLLPTSTVLCSNDRLAIGFLSACHELGVTVGRDDACDIRVASHDDHPYSRFTCPSLTTAAHDYESVADHAVKTLFQLIEAGGKLNNREETLFAARLIMRGSA, encoded by the coding sequence ATGAGCCATCAAAAAATTAGAAATATGGAGGAGTTTGCCACGTTAAGCGGCATTTCGCGCCCCACAATTTCTAAGTATTTTAATGACCCTGACAGCGTAAGATCCTCGACGCGCAACAAGATTGAAGCCGCTTTGAAGGAATATGATTATCGTCCAAATATCTATGCGATGAATCAGAATCGGCGTCTGACCAAGAATATTGGCATCGTTGTTCCATATCTTGCAGACCCGTTTTTTGCCGAGATCGCCCGGGTGTTGGAGCGCCGCTGTATTGACGCTGGCTTTACGCCAACCTTGTTTTCTTCGCATGGTGAACAGGGATTGGAAAATGCAATTCTTGATACATTGCGATCCCTAAAGCCTGCTGGCGTGTTGCTGGCACCTTTGGGTCGTGCGTCTGATCGAAAATATGTCGAGCAATTCTGTCGTGATGTGCCAACCATATTATTTGACAGTAATATTGAGGGTGTTGGCGCCGCCTTTGTTGGTTCGGATAATTTTAGTTTTGTGTCCCAGACTGTCGAGTATCTCAGCAGAACGGGGAACGTCCCCTGTTTCTTCGAAATGCGCGATCCAGCCAATCCAAACGCCAATAAGCGGCGACATGCCTATCTTGAAATGATGCGGCGCCTCGATCTAGAGCCACATATTGTCAAAATTGATGGTATGGGGTGGGGGTTTGAAGAAATAGGTCGTCAGGGTGCTTTGAAGGTTCTGCGCGATAAATTACTGCCAACCAGTACCGTCCTATGTAGCAATGATCGTCTGGCAATTGGATTCCTGTCTGCCTGTCATGAATTAGGCGTCACTGTCGGCCGCGACGACGCTTGTGATATTCGGGTGGCGTCGCATGATGATCATCCCTATTCACGCTTTACCTGTCCGTCTTTGACAACGGCGGCACATGATTATGAATCGGTGGCGGATCATGCTGTCAAAACGTTATTTCAGCTGATTGAAGCTGGTGGCAAGCTGAATAATCGTGAAGAAACATTATTTGCCGCGCGCCTCATAATGCGTGGTTCTGCCTAG